The Cyclobacterium amurskyense genome contains the following window.
AGCTTGGAATGGAGATGCTAAGGTTGTTGCCACCGGGATAGATTTCCCCAATGGCATTGTTTACAATATAGAAAACCATCTTTTGTATATCGCTGAAAGTTACAAAAACAGAATACTTAAAATCAACCTAAATCTTCCATCGTCAAGTGCTGATTACCTGACCGTGATGGCTACCCTACCATATAACGACACCAATAAGGAGACAGGAAATCTTCCGGACGGTTTGGCGATGGATAAAGACGGTAGGCTGTGGGTTGCTCATTATGGGATGCAGGCCATTCAAGTGCTGTCGGAAGATGGAGTATTGTTAGCGAGTTATGATTCAGGTATTCCTCTTACCAGTAATCTCTGCTTTGGCGGAGGAGATCTTTGGGTTACAGGCGGCTTTGGAGAGCCTGGTCCGGGTAGGTTAAGCAGGATCAATATTGGTATAGAAGGTATGCCATTGAATTGAATTTACGGAACCAAAGGAAAATGATAGGTATAGGAATTATAGGCGCAGGGAATTTTAGCTCAAGACATATTGAGGCCATAGAAAAAATCCCTTCATTGTCTTTGAAAGTTATTTGTAGAAGAGATGCGGCTTCTTTAGCCCTGCTTACAGACAAATACAAACTCAAGGGAGTCACAGATTACCATCAGATAATTAATAACCCAGAAATAGACGCTGTCCTTATAGCTACTCCTCACCATTTGCACACACAGATTGCGCTTGAGGCAGCTGCAACAGGTAAGCATATTTTGCTGGAAAAGCCCATGGCTTCAACCTATTCAGATTGTAAAGCCATTTATGAAGCTTGTGAAAAATCAGGGGTAAAGTTAATGATAGGGCAAGTAGCCCAATTTTCTCCATCATTTATAGCTGCGAAAAAATGCATCGCTTCAGGTGAAATAGGTGAAATATTCATGACCAAAGCGACCTCAATATCCTTTTGGAAACATGGAGATCGGAAGGATTGGCATTTGAAGAAGGCCTCCGGGGGCGGGTATTTGCTCACCGTAGCCATTCATCAACTTGACGCCCTTTGTGCATTGATTCCCTCTGAGGTTAGTCGGGTGTACGCTACAATGACCAATGTTTTTCATGAAGATGAGGTAGATGATGGCGGAGTAATTTTACTGGACTTTAAAAATGGGCAGAAAGCATCCCTGCATTACTCTGGGTTTAAAAATGGTGTAAATGATATTTGCATTGATTTTAATGGGGATAAAGGGAGTTTGAAAATAGACAATACCAAAGGTGCTTTCTTGGGAAAGGATCAAAATTATCAACTTCTCCCAGCTTCATTTTCCAAGGATTGGATGAATGAAGCATTGGTTCAACAATGGGAGGAGTTTTCGAATGCCATCATAGAAAATAGAGAGCCAGCAGCATCTGGTAGGCAGACTTTAAAAGTCATGGAAGTAGTATTTGCTGCTTTTGACTCTGCTTCTAAAGGGGACCCAATAAGTCTACACTAATTTTAAAAAAAATCAATAATTAAAAGTCAAATGAATTCAGCTCTGGAAAAATCCTTATTTGTCAGCCTATTTTTAATATTTGTAGTTTTTCAAGCAGTTAGTAAAGAAGTGAAATGGGAGGAATTACCTTCCATTCCGGATAAAGAGGGATTTGCGGGTATGTTTGCCGGAGTAAGTAACGGTGCCTTATTGGTAGGTGGAGGAGCTAACTTTCCAGATAAAAGGCCTTGGGAAGGTGGAGAGAAAGTATGGTATGAGGAGATCTTCTTTATGGAAAGCAAAAAGACTGGCTGGGTACTTTCCGCGCAAAAGCTACCTCAACCTCTCGCTTATTCAGTTTCAGGAAGTTATAATGATAAGGTATGGGTAATAGGTGGGAATGATGCTCAGGGGCACACTAGTTTGGTTATTAGCCTGACTTATAGGAATGGAGAAGTAGTTTTGGAAAATGATTATCCCCAGCTACCTGTGCCTTTGGCGAGCATGACGGGCACTATTGTGAATGGTGTGTTTTATGTGTTGGGGGGACAGAAAACGCCTACCGGTCTTGCAGAAGCTAAGTTTTATTTTCTTGATTTAAAGAAAAAAAGGAGCGAGATGAAGTGGGAAGAAGGGCCTCAATTTCCGGGAGAAGCCAGGATCCAAGCCGTGGCCGCTTCACATAAAGAGGCTTTTTATATTTTTAGTGGTTTTGGGCTGTTTAAAAATGCAGACGAAAGTTTAGGCAGAACATTGCTAAAGGATGCTTATAAGTTTACACCCGGAGATCTACCCAATCAAGGGACTTGGAAGAAATTAGAAGATTTGCCTAGAGGAGTTGCCGCAGCACCTTCACCGGCTTTCAGTCTGGGAGGAGATCATATTTTAATTGCAGGAGGTTTGGATGAAAAAACCTTATTGCATACAGATCCTGCAAGCCATCCTGGCTTTTTGGATAAAATGCTGGCTTACAATACCAATGCTGAGGAATGGGTGGAAATGGGAGATATGCCAGAGGGTACATCCAGAGTGACTGCTCCTTCTACTTATTGGGAAGGTTATTGGGTAGTTCCAAATGGGGAAAAAGGACCTGGAGTTAGGTCGCCTAAGGTGATGGCTTTAGAGACGCAAAACCCATTTGGATGGGCCAATTGGACTACCTTAGGGGCTTATTTGGCCTGTATGCTCGGAATTGGTTTTTATTTTTCCAAAAGAGAAAATACGACCACGGAATATTTCCTTGCCGGAAAGCGAATTCCATGGTGGGCCGCAGGCTTGAGTATATATGGTACCCAATTAAGTGCCATTACCTTTATGGCAGTTCCTGTCATCGTATATGCCACCAATTGGCGCTTGGCAGTTGGTTCATTTATGATTTTAGCGATCGTACCCTTAATCATTAAATATTATCTACCTTTTTTTAGAAGACTAAACATTACCACGGCCTATCAATACTTGGAATTACGATTTGATATCAGGGTTCGTTTGTTAGGAAGTCTGACCTTTATTTTGCTTCAATTGGCCCGAATGGGAGTAGTGCTTTATCTTCCTGCCATTGCAATTTCGTCGGTTACCAATATGGATATTTTTCTATGCATTGCCATTATGGGTGTGTTCAGTACCATTTATACCGTAATGGGAGGCATGGAAGCTGTAATTTGGACTGATGTAATTCAGGTTGTGGTATTGCTAGGGGGAGCGCTTCTTTCCATTTTCATAGCAATAGCCAATATAGAAGGAGGTTTTCCTACTGTGATAGAGGTGGGAATGGAATTTGAGAAGTTTAAGCTTATAGACTGGTCATGGGATTATACACAGCTTGTTTTTTGGGTGGCCATTATAGGCTTTTTCTTTTTAAATTTAATCCCTTATTCTTCAGATCAAGTGGTGATTCAGAGGTATTTGACCGTGAAAGATGAAAAAGAGGCGGAGAAGAGCTTATGGACAAATGGTCTTATCACTATTCCAGGTATATTTTTGTTTTTTGGCTTGGGAACTGTTCTCTTCGTCTACTACCTTACCAATCCTGAAAAAATAGGTAGCGCTAATCCTGAGGAGCTTTTACCCTACTATATTGTTGCTGAACTTCCGATAGGAATTGCAGGCTTGGTCATAGCCGGGATCTTTGCTGCGAGTATGTCATCTCTAGACAGTAGCATGAACAGTATCGCAACTGCCTATATTACGGATATCCACAAATACATAAAACCTGGACTCAAAGACAGAGAATACTTGAAATTAGCTAAGACAATAACCATAATTATGGGTGTTTTTGGCACCTTGACAGCTGTCTGGATTGCAGCTACTGAGGTAGGTTTTATCTTTGATTTGTTTCAGAAGTTATTAGGGATGATTGGAGGCTGTTTGGCCGGAGTTTTTATTCTAGCGATCTTCAGTCAAAGGGCCAATTCTCTTGGGGTGATTATTGGCACTCTTTCAGGTGCAGGTATTACTTTTCTGGTAAGCAAATTCACAGATGTTAATGGATACCTCTATGGAGCTATAGGAGTATTGAGTTGTGTGATAATTGGATTCCTCTTTAGTTTGATCTTCCCCAACAGCAAAAGTCAACCACAGGGGCTGACCTTCAAGTCAATAATTAAAAAGTAAGGAGCTAGGTTTTGGTGGTGCACGATTAATATATTAAAGGTGTTGATCGGGCATTTTGATCTGGATCCATGGATAATAAGGGCTAACCTAAACTGGGAACTTTTAACAGACTTAAAAAAAAGCTATTCAGAAGCCATTCAGAATAGCTTTTTTTGTTTAGCTGGTGAGTGCTACTTAGTTTGTAATGATTTACAATGGTAATTCTATAATAGAATTAACTAGTCTAAAACCTCATTGAGTTACTGTGGAGGCATTATTAATAGGTCTTGGAAATTAAATTCAGATTAATTTAACTTTTTCTTATGACAAATTGTTGTTTAAAAGTGGCAGGATAGCAGTCTTAGTTACGATGAATGTATTGTTTATTTGGTAATTAGTACTTATTTAAGAATAAATTAAAAGAAATTTTTCTTTTTTTGTTAAATGCTGTTAAATAGCAAACCTAATTTCCAATTGGCATCGTTTTAGAAGTAACATAAGAAACAAAATTTGTGTTAATTGATATAATTTAAAAGAAAGGTATACAATGAATAGAAAACAGTTTTTCCTGGGAATCGTGCTAGCTTCTTTAATTGGAGGATTAGTAGCTGTGCTTGGTGTTGGGTTTTTACAAACAAATCAAGAATCATCTACAAACTTTACTGAAAAGCAAAATACCAGTTTGGTGAATTGGCTTAATGATGACAAGTTTGTGGTTCCAGAAGGGATTAATTTTGTGGCTTCAGCAGCCCAGGTAACGCCAGCTGTTGTTCATGTCAGGAGTACAGTGACGATGAGTAGAAGCCAGCAAGGGGTAGACCCAATGGAGGAGTTATTTGGCTTCAGGTCCCCTAGAGGCGAGTCTAAGCCTAGAGAAGGCAGAAGTACAGGTTCTGGTGCAATTATCTCTGAAGATGGATATATCGTAACCAATAATCACGTAATTGAGAATGCCTCCAAGGTAGAAATTACATTGGAAGACAATAGAAGGTTTACGGCCAGGGTTATCGGTACAGATCCAACAACAGATCTTGCTTTATTAAAGATTGAAGCTAATAATTTACCTTTTATTCCTTTTGGTTCCTCTGATCAGGCTCAAATTGGAGAATGGGTTTTGGCAGTAGGTAATCCATATGAATTGAATTCAACGGTCACTGCGGGTATTATAAGTGCAAAATCAAGAAATATTGGAATTCTTAGAGATGAGAGTAATTTACAAGTTGAGTCCTTTATTCAAACGGATGCTGCTGTAAACCCTGGCAACTCAGGAGGTCCTTTGGTAAATCTTAATGGTGAAATTATTGGTATCAATACAGCCATAGCCTCCAGAACTGGTGGCTTTAGCGGATATTCTTTTGCAGTTCCAAGTAGCATTGCTAAAAAGGTGATGGATGATCTTTTGGAATTTGGAGCTGTTCAAAGAGGCTTATTAGGCGTGGTTATTAGGGATGTAAATGCAGACCTTCAAGAATCAATAGGTGAGGAAATCAAAGCAGACAGAGGAGTGTTCGTTGAGGAAGTTAGAGAAGGTAGTGGAGGAGAAGAAGCTGGTTTGCAAAGAGGCGATATTATCATTGGCATTGATGGAGCAGATACCTACACTACTTCTTCTCTTCAGGAAAGAGTAGCAAGGAAGCGACCTGGTGACAAAATCAATGTTAAATTCCTCCGTGATGGTAAAGAAATGACTACTACAGCTACACTTAAGAATGTTTCAGGTGATACCAAGGTGGTAGTTAAGGTACTCCCTAAAATCACTGAGTTTGAAGGTGTGGTATTTGAAGACTTAAAAGCGGATTATAAAGAAAGGCTTGAATTGGAGGGTGGAGCAACAATTACCTCTATAGATAACAAGTTATGGAAAGATGTTGGTGTTCAGGAAGGCTTTATTATCACTAAAATAGGTAGAACCAAAATCCTTAGTGGTGAAGATGTGATCAAAGCCCTTAAAAATTATAAAGGCGAAGAGGTAATCATTTTGGGAGTTTATCCAAATGGACAGCGCTCTTACTATGAGCTGGATTTATAATCTCATGAAGATATAATAATCAATATATGAACTGTGTAAAGGCCACCCATCGGGTGGCCTTTTTTTGCTAAAAGTCTTTGGTTAATTTAGATTGTCAAAAAAAATGAACAGCAACATAACGATTTTTCTAAAATGAAAACGATCAGTAGCTAAATGGGATTTACCAAAGCTTTTACTAAGTAAATTTCCCCCTATAGTCCTGTGGTAAACAAGAGGGTACACCATAAACTTGATTTGAATTAATATAGCAAACCTGACGGTGAAAGTAATCTTTAAAAATTCTTCTCTTTCAATTTTTCACTAACAGAGAAAGTCATTTCATCCCAATCCATGAGCCTTTAGGCCAGATCTGAGAACAGTATGTAAAAGTGGTAGGCCTTAAATAAAAAAAGCCTTAATAAAAAGGCTTGATGTGGGAGTTGAGGGATTCGAACCCCCGACCCTTCCGATGTAAATCGGAATGCTCTGAACCAAATGTCATTTTGAACTTATAAGCGTCTCAATCTTCTTCCGGCTTTTCCATCTTTTAACTTCTCGCTCTCTGAAAAAGGCTTCTTCTTTAGTTTTAAAGTCTTCAGAATAAACCACCTTCCAGTCATTCACTGTTCCGGTAAAGCCTTTCTTATGGTTGGAATTATGCTTGCGGACTCTCTCTTTAAGATCATCGCAGGTCGCTCCGATATAATATCGGTTTTTGGATGCGGAAAACAATATATAAAAGTGGCAGTCCATAAATAAAAAAAGCCTTTTAGATAAAGGCTTGATGTGGGAGTTGAGGGATTCGAACCCCCGACCCTTCCGATGTAAATCGGAATGCTCTGAACCAAATGTCATTTTGAACTTATAAGCGTCTCAATCTTCTTCCGGCTTTTCCATCTTTTAACTTCTCGCTCTCTGAAAAAGGCTTCTTCTTTAGTTTTAAAGTCTTCAGAATAAACCACCTTCCAGTCATTCACTGTTCCGGTAAAGCCTTTCTTATGGTTGGAATTATGCTTGCGGACTCTCTCTTTAAGATCATCGCAGGTCGCTCCGATATAATATCGGTTTTTGGATGCGGAAAACAATATATAAAAGTGGCAGTCCATAAATAAAAAAAGCCTTTTAGATAAAGGCTTGATGTGGGAGTTGAGGGATTCGAACCCCCGACCCTCTGCTTGTAAGGCAGATGCTCTGAACCAACTGAGCTAAACTCCCAATATTTTTATTATTAATTACTCAAATCTCTCGGTACTTTTACCGAATGAATCTTCAATTTAGCCCAAGTTTTTCGAAATCCTGACCCTTCCGATGTAAATCGGAATGCTCTGAACCAACTGAGCTAAACTCCCAAAATGTTATCAATTTAATTTTTT
Protein-coding sequences here:
- a CDS encoding SMP-30/gluconolactonase/LRE family protein — encoded protein: MNEGNHLHNKLPDPKNIKAQIILDLDFYTEGPVFGEDGFLYYTDLAGEGIYCYQDGEPKLWAKGKRPNGQAIMANGDHLLCDSLTGRIVRYDHKGKLLGEVSPNRIDGVKITCPNDIAVHTDQGFFFTDSIRDNGHVYFVAWNGDAKVVATGIDFPNGIVYNIENHLLYIAESYKNRILKINLNLPSSSADYLTVMATLPYNDTNKETGNLPDGLAMDKDGRLWVAHYGMQAIQVLSEDGVLLASYDSGIPLTSNLCFGGGDLWVTGGFGEPGPGRLSRINIGIEGMPLN
- a CDS encoding Gfo/Idh/MocA family protein, which codes for MIGIGIIGAGNFSSRHIEAIEKIPSLSLKVICRRDAASLALLTDKYKLKGVTDYHQIINNPEIDAVLIATPHHLHTQIALEAAATGKHILLEKPMASTYSDCKAIYEACEKSGVKLMIGQVAQFSPSFIAAKKCIASGEIGEIFMTKATSISFWKHGDRKDWHLKKASGGGYLLTVAIHQLDALCALIPSEVSRVYATMTNVFHEDEVDDGGVILLDFKNGQKASLHYSGFKNGVNDICIDFNGDKGSLKIDNTKGAFLGKDQNYQLLPASFSKDWMNEALVQQWEEFSNAIIENREPAASGRQTLKVMEVVFAAFDSASKGDPISLH
- a CDS encoding sodium:solute symporter family transporter is translated as MNSALEKSLFVSLFLIFVVFQAVSKEVKWEELPSIPDKEGFAGMFAGVSNGALLVGGGANFPDKRPWEGGEKVWYEEIFFMESKKTGWVLSAQKLPQPLAYSVSGSYNDKVWVIGGNDAQGHTSLVISLTYRNGEVVLENDYPQLPVPLASMTGTIVNGVFYVLGGQKTPTGLAEAKFYFLDLKKKRSEMKWEEGPQFPGEARIQAVAASHKEAFYIFSGFGLFKNADESLGRTLLKDAYKFTPGDLPNQGTWKKLEDLPRGVAAAPSPAFSLGGDHILIAGGLDEKTLLHTDPASHPGFLDKMLAYNTNAEEWVEMGDMPEGTSRVTAPSTYWEGYWVVPNGEKGPGVRSPKVMALETQNPFGWANWTTLGAYLACMLGIGFYFSKRENTTTEYFLAGKRIPWWAAGLSIYGTQLSAITFMAVPVIVYATNWRLAVGSFMILAIVPLIIKYYLPFFRRLNITTAYQYLELRFDIRVRLLGSLTFILLQLARMGVVLYLPAIAISSVTNMDIFLCIAIMGVFSTIYTVMGGMEAVIWTDVIQVVVLLGGALLSIFIAIANIEGGFPTVIEVGMEFEKFKLIDWSWDYTQLVFWVAIIGFFFLNLIPYSSDQVVIQRYLTVKDEKEAEKSLWTNGLITIPGIFLFFGLGTVLFVYYLTNPEKIGSANPEELLPYYIVAELPIGIAGLVIAGIFAASMSSLDSSMNSIATAYITDIHKYIKPGLKDREYLKLAKTITIIMGVFGTLTAVWIAATEVGFIFDLFQKLLGMIGGCLAGVFILAIFSQRANSLGVIIGTLSGAGITFLVSKFTDVNGYLYGAIGVLSCVIIGFLFSLIFPNSKSQPQGLTFKSIIKK
- a CDS encoding Do family serine endopeptidase, encoding MNRKQFFLGIVLASLIGGLVAVLGVGFLQTNQESSTNFTEKQNTSLVNWLNDDKFVVPEGINFVASAAQVTPAVVHVRSTVTMSRSQQGVDPMEELFGFRSPRGESKPREGRSTGSGAIISEDGYIVTNNHVIENASKVEITLEDNRRFTARVIGTDPTTDLALLKIEANNLPFIPFGSSDQAQIGEWVLAVGNPYELNSTVTAGIISAKSRNIGILRDESNLQVESFIQTDAAVNPGNSGGPLVNLNGEIIGINTAIASRTGGFSGYSFAVPSSIAKKVMDDLLEFGAVQRGLLGVVIRDVNADLQESIGEEIKADRGVFVEEVREGSGGEEAGLQRGDIIIGIDGADTYTTSSLQERVARKRPGDKINVKFLRDGKEMTTTATLKNVSGDTKVVVKVLPKITEFEGVVFEDLKADYKERLELEGGATITSIDNKLWKDVGVQEGFIITKIGRTKILSGEDVIKALKNYKGEEVIILGVYPNGQRSYYELDL
- a CDS encoding GIY-YIG nuclease family protein is translated as MDCHFYILFSASKNRYYIGATCDDLKERVRKHNSNHKKGFTGTVNDWKVVYSEDFKTKEEAFFREREVKRWKSRKKIETLISSK